The Deinococcus seoulensis genome window below encodes:
- a CDS encoding nitrilase-related carbon-nitrogen hydrolase, with product MTSHPTAPDRVVRAVAVQPKWHAHDFTDADAFRRWMRAQLEAARPHLSADHPTLVVLTELNGLPLVLRGGHWALRLRTFERVALALFLARLPRTLPILLRERVSPIRALQLAGIDENTALYLHTCRDLAREYGVYLCCGSAPTPRYRVRGRQLTRAPGILTNQTVLLDPQGDLIGVTDKVHLTPDEQAGGVDLTPGDLNELRVFPTPAGNLGVAISLDAFRPDVIGTLEAQGCTVLLQPDANGSPWTAKEGLPPDPAHIRDQTVAWLESSWQVTSTSAQIRYAVNPMVVGNLLDLTFDGQSAITGPPEQAPQPRSYVLTDPRPGFLALTPWVEDGTPDHLRQAGLNRAAHSGHPLENQYRTDTLHADLTLPATPLTPPEPTPHETALRALLRGEAHAPRPRLWPWALAALTLLTLPLLRRRP from the coding sequence ATGACCTCCCACCCAACCGCCCCGGACCGGGTCGTGCGCGCCGTGGCCGTGCAACCCAAATGGCACGCCCACGACTTCACCGACGCCGACGCCTTCCGCCGCTGGATGCGCGCCCAGCTGGAAGCCGCCCGCCCGCACCTGAGCGCCGACCACCCCACCCTGGTCGTCCTGACCGAACTGAACGGCCTGCCGCTGGTCCTGCGCGGCGGCCACTGGGCACTGCGGCTACGCACCTTTGAGCGCGTGGCGCTGGCCCTGTTCCTGGCACGGCTGCCGCGCACGCTGCCCATCCTGCTGCGCGAACGCGTGTCACCCATCCGCGCCCTGCAACTCGCCGGAATCGACGAGAACACCGCCCTGTACCTGCACACCTGCCGCGACCTGGCCCGCGAGTACGGCGTGTACCTCTGCTGCGGCAGCGCCCCCACACCCCGCTACCGCGTGCGCGGCCGCCAGCTGACCCGCGCGCCCGGCATCCTGACCAACCAGACCGTCCTTCTCGACCCGCAGGGCGACCTGATCGGCGTGACCGACAAGGTCCACCTCACCCCCGACGAGCAGGCGGGCGGCGTGGACCTCACCCCCGGCGACCTGAATGAACTGCGCGTGTTCCCCACCCCCGCCGGGAACCTGGGCGTCGCCATCAGCCTCGACGCCTTCCGCCCCGACGTGATCGGCACGCTGGAAGCGCAGGGCTGCACCGTCCTGCTGCAACCCGACGCGAACGGCTCCCCCTGGACCGCCAAGGAAGGCCTGCCGCCCGACCCTGCCCACATCCGCGACCAGACCGTCGCGTGGCTGGAAAGCAGCTGGCAGGTCACCAGCACCAGCGCCCAGATCCGCTACGCCGTGAACCCCATGGTCGTCGGCAACCTCCTCGACCTCACCTTCGACGGCCAGAGCGCCATCACCGGCCCGCCCGAACAGGCCCCCCAGCCCCGCAGTTACGTCCTGACCGACCCGCGCCCCGGCTTCCTGGCCCTGACCCCCTGGGTCGAGGACGGCACCCCCGACCACCTGCGGCAGGCCGGACTGAACCGCGCCGCGCACAGCGGCCACCCCCTGGAAAACCAGTACCGCACCGACACCCTGCACGCCGACCTGACCCTGCCCGCCACCCCCCTCACGCCCCCCGAACCCACCCCGCACGAAACCGCGCTGCGCGCCCTGCTGCGCGGCGAGGCCCACGCCCCCCGCCCCAGGCTGTGGCCCTGGGCGCTGGCCGCCCTGACCCTGCTGACCCTGCCGCTGCTACGCCGCCGCCCCTGA
- a CDS encoding DUF262 domain-containing protein, producing MTTTFSPDKIALSDMLRSVADGKLQLPDFQRGWVWNDDHIRSLLASISMSFPVGAVMTLATGNPDVKFKTRPLEGAEPPVNARPDFLLLDGQQRMTSLFQAIASGKVVDTRDARDKDIQRWYYVDIRKAVDPNVDREEAFVSLPRDRLTRNFRGEVVVDYSTPELERAGGLFPVGLMFGEYEDWAEEYRDLSPEHKERWKAFRKAVLEPFQKYQVPVIAMGNGTPKEAVCLVFEKVNTGGVSLTVFELLTATFAAENFHLREAWLGDPKSGVTGIQGRLHKHPVLGNVENTDFLQAVTLLATRARRLEQLQAGKLDSEAAAVSCKRKDVLKLTLQEYQAHAQAVEQGFIRAAQFLRTQKMFTARDLPYRTQLVPMAAALAVLGDKAQSVAVQDKLAEWYWNGVFGELYASATETRFAKDFPELLAWMDGKDAPDTVREASFNAQRLDDLRTRNSAAYKGVYALLMRDGAEDFRTGLPATDTAYFDESIDIHHIFPQDWCEKQGIKKRVYDSVINKTPLAYRTNRKIGGSAPSAYLARLQRGDKDTPPVDGERLDEILETHVIDVAALRSDDFNAFFMARRSALLDRIAGAMKKPVSRMET from the coding sequence ATGACGACGACATTCAGCCCGGACAAGATTGCCCTGTCCGACATGCTGCGCTCGGTGGCGGACGGCAAACTGCAACTCCCGGACTTCCAGCGTGGCTGGGTGTGGAACGACGATCACATCCGCAGTCTGCTGGCCAGTATTTCCATGTCGTTCCCGGTGGGGGCGGTCATGACGCTGGCGACCGGGAATCCGGACGTGAAGTTCAAGACGCGGCCCCTGGAGGGCGCAGAACCTCCGGTGAATGCAAGGCCGGATTTCCTGCTGCTGGACGGGCAGCAGCGCATGACCAGTCTGTTTCAGGCGATTGCCAGTGGCAAAGTTGTAGATACGCGGGACGCGCGGGACAAGGATATTCAGCGGTGGTACTACGTGGATATTCGGAAGGCCGTTGATCCGAACGTGGACCGGGAGGAGGCGTTCGTGAGTCTGCCGAGGGACCGCCTGACGCGGAATTTCCGGGGTGAGGTCGTGGTGGATTACAGCACGCCGGAACTGGAGCGGGCGGGTGGGCTGTTCCCGGTGGGCCTGATGTTTGGTGAATACGAGGACTGGGCGGAGGAGTACCGTGACCTGTCGCCGGAGCATAAGGAGCGTTGGAAGGCTTTCCGGAAGGCGGTGCTGGAACCGTTCCAGAAGTATCAGGTGCCTGTGATTGCCATGGGGAATGGAACGCCGAAGGAAGCGGTGTGTCTGGTGTTCGAGAAGGTGAACACGGGCGGCGTGAGCCTGACGGTGTTCGAGCTGCTGACGGCGACGTTCGCGGCGGAGAACTTCCACCTGCGGGAGGCGTGGCTGGGCGATCCGAAGTCCGGTGTGACCGGGATTCAGGGGCGCCTGCACAAGCATCCGGTGCTGGGGAACGTGGAGAACACGGACTTCCTGCAGGCGGTGACGCTGCTGGCCACGCGGGCGCGGCGGCTGGAGCAGTTGCAGGCCGGGAAGCTGGATTCGGAGGCGGCGGCCGTGTCCTGCAAGCGCAAGGACGTGCTGAAGCTGACCTTGCAGGAGTATCAGGCGCACGCGCAGGCGGTCGAGCAGGGGTTCATCCGCGCGGCGCAGTTCCTGCGGACGCAGAAGATGTTCACGGCCCGCGACCTGCCGTACCGGACACAACTAGTGCCCATGGCGGCGGCGCTGGCCGTGCTGGGCGACAAGGCGCAGAGCGTGGCGGTGCAGGACAAGCTGGCCGAGTGGTACTGGAACGGCGTGTTCGGCGAACTGTACGCCAGCGCCACAGAGACGCGCTTCGCGAAGGACTTCCCGGAACTGCTGGCCTGGATGGATGGCAAGGATGCGCCGGACACGGTGCGGGAGGCGAGTTTCAACGCGCAGCGCCTGGATGACCTCCGCACCCGCAACAGCGCCGCTTACAAGGGCGTGTACGCCCTGTTGATGCGCGACGGCGCCGAGGACTTCCGCACGGGCCTCCCCGCGACGGACACGGCGTACTTCGACGAGAGCATCGATATCCATCACATCTTCCCGCAGGACTGGTGTGAGAAGCAGGGCATCAAGAAACGCGTGTACGACAGCGTGATCAACAAGACGCCGCTGGCGTACAGGACAAACCGCAAGATTGGAGGCAGTGCGCCAAGCGCTTACCTTGCCCGCCTTCAGAGGGGTGACAAGGACACGCCCCCAGTAGATGGGGAACGCCTGGACGAGATCCTGGAAACCCACGTGATTGACGTGGCAGCCCTGCGCAGCGACGACTTCAACGCGTTCTTCATGGCTCGTCGATCGGCGCTGCTGGACCGGATTGCCGGAGCCATGAAGAAACCTGTGTCGCGTATGGAGACCTGA
- a CDS encoding Eco57I restriction-modification methylase domain-containing protein — protein MSTRTLSSTELKDIRAALRDFNFTRVMNLLGWNHATGQSTLSAGDDQFTLKPIAQLGGVQVIEVTSQGNPTTLPLEQTRRKLSDELTSTAREHVLIFVDAARTQSHWYWVKRELDGTKRKAQPRTHTYIKGQPDDLFIGKLSGLFVDIAELDDNGELPVLEAARRLSTALDSEAVVKRFYNEFKDVRETLAEQIRGISDPKDRAWYASVLLNRLMFVYFLQGKGFLGRPKPTSDGDRRYLQHKLDASRTEGPDLYYSTFLHHLFFDAFAKPEDQRSADTVRRTGQIPYLNGGLFLKHGIELKYPGITIPDAAFDGILDLFGKYTWNLSEDDKHANGLDPDVLGHIFEKYINQKGFGAYYTRPEITEYLCEQTVRKLVLDKIKAYRPSDTHLHHNLSDALTSADRDLVRHLLTADEGLKQISLLDPACGSGAFLVAALKTMLDIYTVLMGRIHALHDPTLLTWEAKLRGSHASYHYNLKKQIITDNLYGVDLMPEAAEIAKLRLFLSLVSSANTLDDLEPLPNIDFNILTGNSLIGLLEVNENAYNAQRSSGKAAAMTPLLGIGSVTYGDIVKERQRLLKIYRHRDVQATQDLTALREDIQRQKDTAYETLNALLHKQFHDLGIKYEEVTWDAAKGKEGKTKKRALTLDDITALKPFHWAFEFAEVMARGGFDAVIANPPWDVWQTDEKEFFQRHATGIQKNKIRIEDWKKKQAELMAIPEIRDAWLEFASRYPHTSAYFKKSPQFSHNISFVNGRNVGSKINLYTYFLEQSYRLLRDGGECGIVIPSGVYTDLGAKGLREMLFEKTEVTGLFAFENRRMIFENVDSRFKFVVLSFRKGHSTQDFPAAFMRHDVKDLKNFPGGVGMTLSVDNVRRLSPDSLSVMEFKSELDAHIAEKMLRFPLLGEQLDGVWNLKLSSEFNMTTDSHLFHTQPAPGRLPLYEGKMIHQFRHDFAGPRYWVDEKEGRKGVLGRDIDAGQTLDFQGYRLGFRDIARNTDSRTLISTVIPPAFHGNKLPTTEGLDGAQNLSLAAIFNSFTMDWVIRQKVTTTINFFYIYQLPVPRLTSADPSFQPIVTAAAKLICTTPEFDDLAKAAGLQGHTDGVTDDAGRAALRAELDARVAHLYGLSESEFTHILGTFPLVDQTVKDAALAEFRRLAPAGVLA, from the coding sequence ATGAGCACCAGAACCCTCAGCAGCACCGAACTGAAAGACATCCGCGCCGCGCTGCGCGACTTCAACTTCACCCGCGTCATGAACCTGCTCGGCTGGAACCACGCCACCGGACAGAGCACCCTGAGTGCAGGCGACGACCAGTTCACCCTGAAACCCATCGCGCAACTGGGCGGCGTGCAGGTCATCGAAGTCACCAGCCAGGGCAACCCCACCACCCTGCCGCTGGAACAGACGCGCCGCAAACTCAGCGACGAACTGACCAGCACCGCCCGCGAACACGTCCTGATCTTCGTGGACGCCGCCCGCACCCAGAGCCACTGGTACTGGGTCAAACGGGAACTCGACGGCACCAAACGCAAGGCGCAACCCCGCACCCACACCTACATCAAGGGCCAGCCGGACGACCTGTTCATCGGGAAACTCTCGGGCCTGTTCGTGGACATCGCCGAACTGGACGACAACGGCGAACTGCCCGTCCTGGAAGCCGCCCGCCGCCTCAGCACCGCGCTGGACAGCGAAGCGGTCGTCAAACGTTTCTACAACGAATTCAAGGACGTCCGCGAAACCCTCGCCGAGCAGATCAGAGGCATCAGCGACCCCAAGGACCGCGCGTGGTACGCCAGCGTCCTCCTGAACCGCCTGATGTTCGTGTACTTCCTGCAAGGCAAAGGCTTCCTGGGCCGCCCCAAACCCACCAGCGACGGCGACCGCCGCTACCTGCAACACAAACTGGACGCCAGCCGCACAGAAGGCCCAGACCTGTACTACAGCACCTTCCTGCACCACCTGTTCTTCGACGCCTTCGCCAAACCCGAAGACCAACGCAGCGCCGACACCGTACGCCGCACCGGGCAGATCCCCTACCTGAACGGCGGCCTGTTCCTCAAACACGGCATCGAACTCAAGTACCCCGGCATCACCATCCCCGACGCCGCCTTCGACGGCATCCTCGACCTGTTCGGGAAGTACACCTGGAACCTCAGCGAAGACGACAAGCACGCGAACGGCCTGGACCCCGACGTGCTGGGCCACATCTTCGAGAAGTACATCAACCAGAAAGGCTTCGGTGCGTACTACACCCGCCCCGAAATCACCGAGTACCTCTGCGAACAGACCGTCCGCAAACTCGTCCTGGACAAGATCAAAGCCTACCGCCCCAGCGACACACACCTGCATCACAACCTCAGCGACGCCCTGACCAGCGCCGACCGCGACCTCGTCCGGCACCTGCTGACCGCAGACGAAGGCCTGAAACAGATCAGCCTCCTCGACCCCGCCTGCGGCTCCGGCGCGTTCCTGGTCGCCGCCCTGAAAACCATGCTGGACATCTACACCGTCCTCATGGGCCGAATCCACGCCCTGCACGACCCCACCCTGCTGACCTGGGAAGCCAAGTTGCGCGGCAGCCACGCCAGCTACCACTACAACCTGAAAAAGCAGATCATCACCGACAACCTGTACGGCGTGGACCTGATGCCCGAAGCGGCCGAAATCGCCAAACTGCGCCTGTTCCTGTCCCTGGTCAGCAGCGCCAACACCCTGGACGACCTGGAACCCCTGCCGAACATCGACTTCAACATCCTGACCGGCAACAGCCTGATCGGCCTGCTCGAAGTCAACGAAAACGCCTACAACGCCCAGCGCAGTAGTGGCAAGGCCGCCGCCATGACCCCCCTGCTGGGCATCGGCTCAGTCACGTACGGCGACATCGTCAAGGAACGCCAGCGCCTGCTGAAGATCTACCGACACCGTGACGTGCAGGCCACCCAGGACCTGACCGCCCTGCGCGAAGACATCCAACGGCAGAAAGACACCGCCTACGAAACCCTGAACGCCCTGCTGCACAAGCAATTCCACGACCTGGGCATCAAGTACGAGGAAGTCACCTGGGACGCCGCCAAGGGCAAGGAAGGCAAGACCAAGAAGCGCGCCCTGACCCTGGACGACATCACGGCCCTGAAACCCTTCCACTGGGCGTTCGAGTTCGCGGAAGTCATGGCACGCGGCGGATTCGACGCTGTGATCGCCAACCCACCCTGGGACGTATGGCAGACGGACGAGAAAGAATTCTTTCAGCGCCACGCGACGGGAATTCAGAAGAACAAAATCCGTATTGAAGATTGGAAGAAAAAGCAGGCTGAGCTTATGGCCATTCCGGAAATACGGGACGCCTGGCTAGAATTTGCGAGCCGTTACCCCCACACTTCCGCATACTTTAAAAAATCCCCTCAATTCAGCCATAATATCTCATTTGTAAATGGTCGGAACGTAGGATCAAAAATAAATCTCTATACCTACTTCTTGGAGCAGAGTTACCGCCTGCTGCGCGACGGGGGAGAGTGCGGGATCGTGATTCCCAGCGGCGTGTACACCGACCTGGGAGCCAAGGGCCTGCGCGAGATGCTGTTCGAGAAGACGGAAGTGACCGGGCTGTTCGCCTTCGAGAATCGCCGAATGATCTTCGAGAACGTGGATAGCCGTTTCAAGTTCGTGGTGCTCAGCTTCCGCAAGGGCCACAGCACCCAGGACTTCCCCGCGGCGTTCATGCGCCACGACGTCAAAGACCTCAAGAACTTCCCCGGCGGGGTCGGCATGACCCTCAGCGTGGACAACGTGCGCCGCCTGTCACCGGACAGTTTGAGCGTCATGGAGTTCAAGAGTGAACTGGACGCCCACATTGCCGAGAAGATGCTGCGCTTCCCCCTGCTGGGCGAGCAGCTGGACGGCGTGTGGAACCTGAAATTGAGCAGCGAGTTCAACATGACAACTGATAGTCACCTGTTCCACACCCAGCCAGCGCCAGGGCGACTCCCGCTCTACGAAGGGAAAATGATTCATCAATTCAGGCACGACTTTGCAGGGCCGCGCTACTGGGTAGATGAAAAGGAGGGGCGAAAAGGCGTTCTGGGAAGAGATATTGATGCAGGACAAACACTGGACTTCCAGGGCTATCGTCTGGGCTTCCGAGACATTGCACGTAACACGGACTCTCGTACGCTCATCTCCACCGTGATTCCTCCAGCTTTCCACGGCAACAAGCTACCCACCACAGAAGGTTTGGACGGCGCGCAGAATTTGTCTCTTGCAGCTATCTTCAATAGCTTCACTATGGATTGGGTTATCCGGCAGAAGGTCACCACAACTATCAATTTCTTCTATATCTACCAACTCCCAGTTCCTCGCCTCACTTCTGCTGATCCTTCTTTCCAGCCTATCGTGACGGCGGCGGCGAAGTTGATCTGCACCACGCCGGAATTCGACGATCTGGCGAAAGCGGCTGGCCTGCAAGGTCACACGGACGGCGTGACCGACGACGCGGGCCGCGCCGCCCTGCGCGCCGAACTGGACGCCCGCGTGGCGCACCTGTACGGCCTGAGCGAGAGCGAATTCACGCACATCCTGGGCACGTTCCCACTGGTGGATCAAACGGTGAAAGACGCGGCACTGGCGGAATTCCGGCGCTTGGCCCCTGCGGGGGTGCTGGCGTGA
- a CDS encoding SNF2-related protein encodes MPKILDNINDKLLDDLRISMGSALRADFCVGYFNLRGWKLIDDLTDQWSGEGDARTRLLVGMQDLPEGELRSSLSLLERHDGLDNKEAKRLRRRVAESFRQQLMLGAPSNSDEVGLRRLSRQLKEGKVQVKLFLGFLLHAKLYLLHRADHAAPRVAYVGSSNLTFAGLKRQGELNVDVVDPDATQKLARWFEDRWTDRWAIDITLELAQIIDESWAGEQGHQPHDIYLKMAYHLSREARAGVGEFRIPQDLQKILFPYQTAAVQIAAHHLNKRGGVMLGDVVGLGKTLMATALVRVMQEAAPIRTLIICPVNLVPMWEDYVHRHALLAKVMPISRVTKGLPDEKHYQLVLIDESHNLRNREGKRYRAIQEYVAFHESKVILLSATPYNKSYEDLGAQLRLFVPEDADLGIRPEELIRETGEADFRAKYQAPVRSIAAFEKSTHADDWRDLMRLYLVRRTRSFVQANYAEEDPTDGRRYLTFSDGQRAYFPVRRPRTVTFAVDESDPADVYARLYAPDVVDTVGQLALPRYGLGNFIADKARREAKGAEKEVLDNLGRAGKRLIGFSRTNLFKRLESGGATFVQSLERHVLRNYIFLHALENGKPLPIGPQNAELLDERDDDEGTLFSTDGEATTPAEPTADTAESLNTLDLTEAAYRARAAQVYAVYETAFKKRFRWIRAELFTGKLATALRQDARALLDILTAAGEWKPEHDPKLNALHTLLTQTHPNEKVLVFTQFADTVEYLVRELRKRGVTHIEGAIGSSKDPTELAWRFSPGSNNKTYAPDQELRVLIATDVLSEGQNLQDAHVIVNFDLPWAIIRLIQRAGRVDRIGQQAREIDVYSFLPADGVERLINLRARVRQRLAENAEVVGTDERFFEDDETQKLVDLYNEKSGLLDGETDNEVDLASYAYQIWQNALKEDPKRNAYIPALPDVVYSTKAHHVTANGPGGVLVYTRTPSGYDALAWMDEEGQSVTQSQLKVLQAAECLPDTPAQPRLDHHHDLVRQGVAHIAAQEAGLSGGQLGRPNGARARTYERLKHYWESLEGNLYANPDLALAIDDIYQHPLRAAAADTLSRQLRSGIDSATLAALVLSLRDDDRLILRSDDDETAREPQIICSLGLRPA; translated from the coding sequence ATGCCGAAGATCCTGGACAACATCAATGACAAGCTGCTGGACGACCTGCGTATCTCTATGGGTTCGGCGCTGCGCGCGGACTTCTGCGTGGGGTACTTCAACCTGCGCGGCTGGAAGCTCATTGATGACCTGACCGACCAGTGGTCCGGGGAGGGAGACGCCCGCACGCGTCTGCTGGTGGGGATGCAGGATCTGCCGGAAGGAGAGTTGCGCTCCTCGCTGAGTCTGCTGGAGAGGCACGACGGACTGGACAACAAGGAGGCCAAGCGGCTCAGGCGGCGCGTGGCGGAATCGTTCCGGCAGCAGCTGATGCTGGGAGCCCCGTCGAACAGTGACGAGGTGGGCCTGCGCCGCCTGAGCCGTCAGCTGAAAGAAGGGAAGGTGCAGGTCAAGCTGTTCCTGGGCTTCCTGCTGCACGCCAAGTTGTACCTGCTGCACCGGGCGGATCACGCCGCGCCGCGCGTGGCGTATGTGGGCAGCAGCAACCTGACCTTCGCGGGCCTGAAACGGCAGGGTGAGCTGAACGTGGACGTGGTTGACCCCGACGCCACGCAGAAGCTCGCGCGGTGGTTCGAGGACCGCTGGACGGACCGCTGGGCCATCGACATCACCCTGGAACTCGCGCAGATCATTGATGAGAGCTGGGCAGGCGAGCAGGGCCACCAGCCGCACGACATCTACCTGAAGATGGCGTACCACCTCTCACGCGAGGCCCGCGCCGGGGTGGGTGAATTCCGGATTCCGCAGGACCTGCAGAAGATCCTGTTCCCGTACCAGACGGCTGCCGTGCAGATCGCAGCGCACCACCTGAACAAGCGGGGCGGCGTGATGCTTGGGGACGTGGTCGGCCTGGGCAAGACGCTGATGGCCACGGCCCTGGTACGGGTCATGCAGGAGGCCGCGCCGATCCGGACGCTGATCATCTGCCCGGTGAACCTGGTGCCCATGTGGGAGGACTACGTTCACAGGCACGCCCTGCTGGCGAAGGTCATGCCGATCAGCCGCGTCACGAAGGGCCTGCCGGACGAGAAGCACTACCAGCTGGTCCTGATTGACGAGAGCCACAACCTGCGCAACCGCGAAGGGAAACGCTACCGCGCCATTCAGGAGTACGTGGCCTTTCACGAGAGCAAGGTCATCCTGCTGTCGGCCACGCCGTACAACAAGAGTTACGAGGACCTGGGCGCGCAACTGCGGCTGTTCGTGCCCGAGGACGCCGACCTGGGGATCCGTCCCGAGGAACTGATCCGCGAGACCGGGGAAGCGGACTTCCGCGCGAAGTACCAGGCGCCCGTGCGCAGCATCGCCGCGTTCGAAAAGAGCACCCACGCGGACGACTGGCGCGACCTGATGCGCCTGTACCTCGTGCGCCGCACCCGTTCGTTCGTGCAGGCCAACTACGCCGAAGAGGACCCGACCGACGGCCGCCGCTACCTGACGTTCAGCGACGGGCAGCGCGCGTACTTCCCGGTGCGCCGCCCCCGCACCGTCACGTTCGCCGTGGATGAAAGCGACCCTGCCGACGTGTACGCCCGCCTGTACGCCCCGGACGTCGTGGACACCGTGGGGCAGCTGGCCCTGCCCCGCTACGGACTGGGGAACTTCATTGCCGACAAGGCCCGCCGCGAGGCGAAAGGGGCCGAGAAGGAAGTGCTGGACAACCTGGGCCGCGCCGGGAAACGTCTGATCGGGTTCTCGCGCACCAACCTGTTCAAACGCCTGGAAAGCGGCGGGGCGACCTTCGTGCAGTCCCTGGAACGCCACGTCCTGCGGAACTACATCTTCCTGCACGCCCTGGAGAACGGGAAACCCCTGCCGATCGGCCCGCAGAATGCCGAATTGCTGGACGAACGGGATGACGACGAGGGCACCCTGTTCAGCACCGACGGCGAGGCCACCACGCCCGCCGAACCCACCGCCGACACCGCCGAGTCCCTGAACACCCTGGACCTGACTGAGGCCGCCTACCGCGCCCGCGCCGCACAGGTGTACGCCGTGTACGAAACGGCCTTCAAGAAGCGCTTCCGCTGGATCCGCGCGGAACTGTTCACGGGTAAGCTCGCCACGGCCCTGCGGCAGGACGCGCGCGCGCTGCTGGACATCCTGACTGCCGCCGGGGAGTGGAAGCCGGAACACGACCCGAAACTGAACGCTCTGCACACCCTGCTGACGCAGACACACCCGAACGAGAAAGTCCTGGTGTTCACGCAGTTCGCGGACACCGTGGAGTACCTCGTGCGGGAACTGCGGAAACGAGGCGTCACGCACATCGAGGGCGCTATCGGGTCCAGCAAGGACCCCACGGAACTGGCGTGGCGGTTCTCGCCCGGCAGCAACAACAAGACCTACGCGCCCGATCAGGAACTCCGGGTGCTGATCGCCACGGACGTCCTGAGCGAAGGGCAGAACCTTCAGGACGCGCACGTCATCGTGAACTTCGACCTGCCCTGGGCGATCATCCGCCTGATTCAGCGGGCAGGCCGCGTGGACCGCATCGGGCAGCAGGCCCGCGAGATCGACGTGTACTCCTTCCTGCCCGCCGACGGCGTGGAACGCCTGATCAACCTGCGTGCCCGCGTCCGCCAGCGCCTCGCGGAGAACGCCGAGGTGGTCGGCACCGACGAACGCTTCTTCGAGGACGACGAAACCCAGAAACTCGTGGACCTGTACAACGAGAAGTCCGGTCTGCTGGACGGCGAAACCGACAACGAGGTCGACCTGGCCAGTTACGCCTACCAGATCTGGCAGAACGCCCTGAAAGAAGACCCCAAGCGCAACGCCTACATTCCCGCCCTGCCCGACGTGGTGTACAGCACCAAGGCCCACCACGTCACCGCGAACGGCCCCGGAGGCGTGCTGGTCTACACCCGCACCCCCAGCGGCTACGACGCCCTCGCCTGGATGGACGAGGAGGGGCAGAGCGTCACGCAGAGCCAGCTGAAAGTCCTCCAGGCCGCCGAGTGCCTCCCGGACACCCCCGCCCAGCCGCGCCTGGACCACCACCACGACCTCGTCCGGCAGGGCGTGGCGCACATCGCCGCGCAGGAAGCCGGACTGAGCGGCGGGCAACTGGGCCGCCCCAACGGCGCCCGCGCCCGCACGTACGAACGCCTGAAGCACTACTGGGAAAGCCTGGAAGGCAACCTGTACGCCAACCCTGACTTGGCCCTGGCCATCGACGACATCTACCAGCACCCACTGCGCGCCGCTGCCGCCGACACCCTGTCCCGGCAACTGCGTAGCGGCATCGACAGCGCAACTCTGGCAGCGCTGGTGCTGAGTTTGCGCGATGATGACCGCCTCATCCTGCGCAGCGACGACGACGAAACGGCCCGCGAACCGCAGATCATCTGCTCACTCGGCCTGCGCCCCGCCTGA
- a CDS encoding 5-oxoprolinase subunit B family protein: protein MSGEMSGADFDSLVFTCLGDAALSVGTPRARALLADLRDTPLPGVLEVVPALAQLTVLFDPLQLDAAQLEAALRGRLAGLPERPAHEPAGAARTLVVPVVFGGAGGPDLEWCAAHAGLTVGAFVSALCAQTLEVAFLGFTPGFAFLTGLPPFLRMPRLDAPRAQVPAGSVALGGPWAGVYPSGTPGGWRIVGHTDLSLFDLSRPEPVPWRAGDRVQFRAVTAGGEG, encoded by the coding sequence GTGAGTGGCGAGATGTCCGGGGCAGACTTCGACAGTCTGGTCTTCACGTGTCTGGGGGACGCGGCCCTGAGTGTGGGCACGCCGCGCGCGCGGGCGCTGCTGGCGGACCTGCGGGACACGCCGCTGCCGGGCGTGCTGGAGGTCGTTCCGGCGCTGGCGCAGCTGACCGTGCTGTTCGATCCGTTGCAGCTGGACGCCGCGCAGCTGGAGGCGGCATTGCGCGGGCGGCTGGCAGGACTGCCGGAGCGCCCGGCACACGAACCGGCAGGAGCCGCGCGGACGCTGGTGGTGCCGGTCGTGTTCGGCGGGGCGGGCGGCCCGGACCTGGAGTGGTGCGCGGCGCACGCCGGGCTGACCGTGGGGGCGTTCGTGTCGGCGCTGTGCGCGCAGACGCTGGAGGTGGCGTTCCTGGGGTTCACGCCGGGCTTCGCGTTCCTGACGGGCCTGCCGCCGTTCCTGCGGATGCCGCGCCTGGACGCCCCGCGAGCGCAGGTTCCGGCGGGCAGCGTGGCGCTGGGCGGGCCGTGGGCCGGCGTGTACCCCAGCGGCACGCCGGGCGGCTGGCGCATCGTGGGTCACACGGACCTGAGTCTGTTCGACCTGTCGCGGCCCGAGCCGGTGCCGTGGCGGGCCGGGGACCGCGTGCAGTTCCGGGCGGTTACAGCCGGAGGTGAAGGGTGA